Proteins found in one Brachypodium distachyon strain Bd21 chromosome 5, Brachypodium_distachyon_v3.0, whole genome shotgun sequence genomic segment:
- the LOC100845563 gene encoding uncharacterized protein LOC100845563 — MSGSAFNAFKSRVPVEWSPRLYITLVRGLPGTRKLHRRTLEAMRLRRCHRTVEHRTTPSLLGMLTQVKRLVVVETEEMYNARRQADELRRAPRPPLVVSHNPPPKVAASPEAAS, encoded by the coding sequence ATGAGCGGGAGCGCCTTCAACGCGTTCAAGTCCCGGGTGCCGGTGGAGTGGAGCCCTCGGCTGTACATCACGCTGGTGCGCGGCCTCCCCGGGACGCGGAAGCTCCACCGCCGCACCCTCGAGGCCAtgcgcctccgccgctgccaccgcaCCGTCGAGCACCGCACCACGCCCTCCCTCCTCGGCATGCTCACGCAGGTCAagcgcctcgtcgtcgtcgagacCGAGGAGATGTACAACGCGCGGAGGCAGGCCGACGAGCTGCGGCGCGCGCCCAGGCCGCCGCTCGTCGTCTCCCACAACCCGCCGCCCAAGGTGGCGGCTTCCCCGGAGGCTGCCTCTTAG
- the LOC100841305 gene encoding cysteine-rich receptor-like protein kinase 10 isoform X2 yields MAGVVLLLSFLLMPLSASATGKVCGKGGNYTANSTYSSNLSLLAAALPLNASSSPTLFATATAGQSPDAVHALALCRGDTAADSNATASCGGCIADSFRYAQELCPNARAAAVYFEYNDSDSRPGCLLGFSPDAAFLGLTPAAIAAADGSTLFQFWNGQSIPGDAAAVAADVRELLNATARDAAAAAVRRFATVTMDSGSSDIPTLFSLAQCTPDLPAGDCLACLQRLVAMVNDTTAVRQGGRILVLRCNIRFEAFMFYNGESMRRIRPSSGVTPAPPATGPTGKRNGVRPWVIAISVAAPVALVAFGFILYYRRLRRRYTKGKVRSHGKRARKLKGGDELLWEMEAEFSVFDFQQILEATCNFSEENILGEGGFGPVYKGQFPDGMEIAVKRLASHSGQGFIEFKNEVQLIAKLQHRNLVRLLGCCSQGEEKILVYEYLPNKSLDFFIFDEDKKALMDWNKCLAITEGIAEGLLYLHKHSRLCVIHRDLKPSNILLDSKMNPKISDFGLAKIFSSNATDEGNTTRRVVGTYGYMAPEYASEGLFSVKSDVFSFGVLILEILSGKRNSGSNQCGDFINILGYAWQLWEEGRWIEIVDASLNPKSHSEEIMRCINIALLCVQENAADRPTMLDVVAMLSSKTMILRETKHPAYFNLRVGNEEASTGTQSCSVNDLTISVTTAR; encoded by the exons ATGGCAGGCGTGGTGCTCCTCCTGAGCTTCCTCCTGATGCCGCTATCGGCATCGGCAACGGGGAAGGTCTGTGGCAAGGGTGGCAACTACACGGCCAACAGCACCTACAGTTCCAacctctccctcctcgccgccgcgctccccctcaacgcctcctcctccccaaccCTCTTCGCCACGGCCACCGCCGGCCAATCCCCCGACGCCGTCCACGCGCTCGCTCTCTGCCGCGGCGACACCGCCGCCGACAGCAACGCCACCGCCTCGTGCGGCGGCTGCATCGCCGACTCGTTCCGCTACGCGCAGGAGCTTTGCCCTAACGCCAGGGCTGCCGCCGTCTACTTCGAGTACAACGACTCCGATTCTCGCCCAGGGTGCCTCCTCGGCTTCtcccccgacgccgccttcctcgGCCTCACCCcggccgccatcgccgccgccgacggatCCACTCTGTTCCAGTTCTGGAACGGCCAGAGCATCcccggcgacgccgccgccgtcgccgccgatgTCCGCGAGCTTCTCAACGCCACGGCCCGtgacgccgcggcggcggccgtcagGCGGTTCGCCACGGTGACCATGGACTCGGGCAGCAGCGACATCCCCACGCTCTTCTCGCTGGCGCAGTGCACGCCGGACCTCCCCGCCGGGGACTGCCTCGCGTGCCTCCAGCGGCTCGTCGCCATGGTCAACGACACCACGGCCGTGCGCCAGGGAGGGAGGATCCTCGTGCTGCGCTGCAACATCAGGTTCGAGGCCTTCATGTTCTACAACGGCGAATCGATGCGCCGGATCCGTCCGTCGTCCGGCGTAACTCCGGCGCCGCCAGCCACGGGTCCCACAGGCAAGA GAAATGGAGTCAGACCTTGGGTCATTGCTATATCTGTGGCTGCTCCTGTAGCACTAGTTGCTTTCGGCTTTATCCTTTACTATCGTCGCCTCAGAAGGAGGTACACAAAAG GGAAAGTGAGGTCACACGGAAAGCGTGCTCGCAAGTTGAAAGGAGGAGATGAACTACTTTGGGAAATGGAAGCAGAGTTTTCAGTTTTCGACTTTCAGCAGATATTGGAGGCTACATGTAACTTCTCCGAAGAAAACATACTTGGAGAAGGTGGATTTGGCCCTGTATATAag GGCCAATTTCCTGATGGAATGGAGATTGCAGTTAAGAGACTTGCTTCACATTCAGGACAAGGTTTCATAGAGTTCAAAAATGAAGTTCAGCTCATAGCCAAACTTCAACACAGGAATTTGGTTAGGCTCTTGGGATGTTGCTCTCAAGGAGAGGAGAAAATACTGGTCTATGAATACTTGCCGAACAAAAGCTTGGACTTCTTCATCTTTG ATGAAGATAAAAAAGCTTTGATGGATTGGAACAAATGCCTTGCAATCACAGAAGGAATAGCGGAAGGACTTCTTTACCTACATAAGCACTCTCGGCTGTGTGTCATACATCGTGATCTTAAACCAAGCAACATTCTCTTGGACAGCAAAATGAATCctaaaatttcagattttggaCTAGCAAAAATATTCAGCTCAAATGCTACTGACGAAGGAAACACTACAAGAAGAGTGGTTGGTACATA TGGCTACATGGCTCCCGAGTACGCGTCTGAGGGCCTCTTCTCTGTCAAATCCGATGTATTCAGCTTTGGCGTCTTAATTCTCGAGATCCTAAGTGGGAAAAGGAATTCTGGTAGCAATCAATGTGGAGATTTCATCAATATCCTTGGATAT GCTTGGCAGCTATGGGAGGAGGGCAGATGGATCGAAATCGTTGATGCGTCATTGAATCCAAAGAGTCACTCTGAAGAAATAATGAGGTGTATTAACATTGCACTGTTGTGTGTACAAGAGAATGCAGCAGATCGACCGACCATGTTGGACGTTGTTGCAATGCTAAGCAGCAAGACTATGATCCTACGTGAGACTAAGCACCCAGCATATTTCAATTTAAGGGTAGGCAATGAAGAGGCGTCCACTGGTACTCAGTCATGCAGTGTTAATGATTTGACCATATCTGTCACAACTGCTAGATAG
- the LOC106865502 gene encoding probable LRR receptor-like serine/threonine-protein kinase At3g47570, translating into MLNGSIPQSFSNLKSIDQVDLSQNYLVGQIPEFFASMIFLQQLDLSTNYFEGPILTGGIFRNNSAAILHGNTHLCERATTTLFQFPICSTPSADESKINALLLVKIIAPIAIALLSFICFVATLLKRRQAHIAPCYKETMKKVSYGDIIKATNWLSPVNKISSSRTSSIFIGRFEFDTDLVAIKLFHLEENGARNSFLTECEVLRNTRHRNIVKAVTVCSTVDLENNEFKAIVFDFMANGSLDMWVHPKLHQNSPKRLLTLGQRLRIAADVALALDYMHNQLTPPLIHCDLKPGNVLLDYDMTARVGDVGSARFLSSSPGSPEDLVGVEGTIGYIAPEYGMGYKVSTGCDVYGFGVLLLEMLTGRRPTDAMFTDGMSLHKLVSSAFPGHMISRWLRLLKMMPGKSRCSLSQNKGVDVEYWSFLSR; encoded by the exons ATGCTTAATGGAAGCATACCTCAGTCTTTCAGTAACCTGAAATCCATCGATCAGGTTGATCTTTCCCAAAACTACCTTGTTGGACAAATTCCAGAGTTCTTTGCAAGCATGATTTTCTTACAGCAACTTGATCTGTCCACCAACTACTTTGAAGGGCCGATTCTGACAGGTGGCATCTTTCGGAATAATAGTGCAGCAATCTTGCATGGTAACACACATCTGTGTGAACGTGCAACCACCACCTTATTTCAATTCCCAATCTGCAGCACTCCATCAGCTGATGAGAGCAAGATAAATGCACTCCTATTGGTAAAAATTATTGCTCCAATTGCTATCGCGTTGCTCTCCTTCATATGCTTTGTGGCCACTCTTCTGAAGAGAAGGCAAGCACACATTGCTCCGTGCTACAAGGAGACAATGAAGAAGGTGTCTTATGGTGACATCATTAAAGCTACCAATTGGCTCTCTCCAGTTAACAAGATCAGCTCAAGTCGTACCAGTTCGATTTTCATTGGGAGATTTGAGTTTGACACTGACCTGGTTGCTATCAAGTTATTCCATCTCGAGGAGAATGGTGCGCGCAACAGTTTCCTTACTGAGTGTGAAGTGCTACGGAACACCCGGCATCGCAACATTGTTAAAGCTGTTACCGTATGCTCGACAGTGGACTTGGAGAACAATGAATTCAAAGCTATAGTTTTTGACTTCATGGCCAACGGAAGCTTGGACATGTGGGTGCACCCAAAGCTTCACCAAAATAGCCCCAAAAGACTACTGACTTTGGGCCAGAGGTTGAGAATAGCAGCGGATGTGGCCTTGGCTTTGGATTATATGCACAACCAGTTGACGCCTCCTCTAATCCACTGCGATTTGAAGCCAGGAAATGTTCTTCTGGACTATGACATGACTGCAAGAGTTGGTGATGTTGGGTCAGCGAGATTTCTCTCTTCAAGTCCTGGTAGTCCAGAAGACTTGGTTGGTGTGGAAGGAACAATTGGATACATCGCACCTG AGTATGGTATGGGATACAAAGTGTCAACAGGATGCGATGTCTATGGTTTCGGAGTCTTGCTTCTAGAAATGCTCACCGGAAGGCGACCGACAGATGCGATGTTCACCGACGGCATGAGCCTTCACAAGCTTGTGAGTTCAGCATTTCCAG GCCACATGATATCTCGATGGCTCCGGTTACTGAAAATGATGCCTGGAAAGAGCAGATGTTCCCTCTCTCAGAATAAAGGAGTAGATGTTGAGTACTGGAGCTTCCTATCAAGGTAG
- the LOC100841305 gene encoding cysteine-rich receptor-like protein kinase 10 isoform X1 — MAGVVLLLSFLLMPLSASATGKVCGKGGNYTANSTYSSNLSLLAAALPLNASSSPTLFATATAGQSPDAVHALALCRGDTAADSNATASCGGCIADSFRYAQELCPNARAAAVYFEYNDSDSRPGCLLGFSPDAAFLGLTPAAIAAADGSTLFQFWNGQSIPGDAAAVAADVRELLNATARDAAAAAVRRFATVTMDSGSSDIPTLFSLAQCTPDLPAGDCLACLQRLVAMVNDTTAVRQGGRILVLRCNIRFEAFMFYNGESMRRIRPSSGVTPAPPATGPTGKRNGVRPWVIAISVAAPVALVAFGFILYYRRLRRRYTKGKVRSHGKRARKLKGGDELLWEMEAEFSVFDFQQILEATCNFSEENILGEGGFGPVYKGQFPDGMEIAVKRLASHSGQGFIEFKNEVQLIAKLQHRNLVRLLGCCSQGEEKILVYEYLPNKSLDFFIFDEDKKALMDWNKCLAITEGIAEGLLYLHKHSRLCVIHRDLKPSNILLDSKMNPKISDFGLAKIFSSNATDEGNTTRRVVGTYFGVLILEILSGKRNSGSNQCGDFINILGYAWQLWEEGRWIEIVDASLNPKSHSEEIMRCINIALLCVQENAADRPTMLDVVAMLSSKTMILRETKHPAYFNLRVGNEEASTGTQSCSVNDLTISVTTAR; from the exons ATGGCAGGCGTGGTGCTCCTCCTGAGCTTCCTCCTGATGCCGCTATCGGCATCGGCAACGGGGAAGGTCTGTGGCAAGGGTGGCAACTACACGGCCAACAGCACCTACAGTTCCAacctctccctcctcgccgccgcgctccccctcaacgcctcctcctccccaaccCTCTTCGCCACGGCCACCGCCGGCCAATCCCCCGACGCCGTCCACGCGCTCGCTCTCTGCCGCGGCGACACCGCCGCCGACAGCAACGCCACCGCCTCGTGCGGCGGCTGCATCGCCGACTCGTTCCGCTACGCGCAGGAGCTTTGCCCTAACGCCAGGGCTGCCGCCGTCTACTTCGAGTACAACGACTCCGATTCTCGCCCAGGGTGCCTCCTCGGCTTCtcccccgacgccgccttcctcgGCCTCACCCcggccgccatcgccgccgccgacggatCCACTCTGTTCCAGTTCTGGAACGGCCAGAGCATCcccggcgacgccgccgccgtcgccgccgatgTCCGCGAGCTTCTCAACGCCACGGCCCGtgacgccgcggcggcggccgtcagGCGGTTCGCCACGGTGACCATGGACTCGGGCAGCAGCGACATCCCCACGCTCTTCTCGCTGGCGCAGTGCACGCCGGACCTCCCCGCCGGGGACTGCCTCGCGTGCCTCCAGCGGCTCGTCGCCATGGTCAACGACACCACGGCCGTGCGCCAGGGAGGGAGGATCCTCGTGCTGCGCTGCAACATCAGGTTCGAGGCCTTCATGTTCTACAACGGCGAATCGATGCGCCGGATCCGTCCGTCGTCCGGCGTAACTCCGGCGCCGCCAGCCACGGGTCCCACAGGCAAGA GAAATGGAGTCAGACCTTGGGTCATTGCTATATCTGTGGCTGCTCCTGTAGCACTAGTTGCTTTCGGCTTTATCCTTTACTATCGTCGCCTCAGAAGGAGGTACACAAAAG GGAAAGTGAGGTCACACGGAAAGCGTGCTCGCAAGTTGAAAGGAGGAGATGAACTACTTTGGGAAATGGAAGCAGAGTTTTCAGTTTTCGACTTTCAGCAGATATTGGAGGCTACATGTAACTTCTCCGAAGAAAACATACTTGGAGAAGGTGGATTTGGCCCTGTATATAag GGCCAATTTCCTGATGGAATGGAGATTGCAGTTAAGAGACTTGCTTCACATTCAGGACAAGGTTTCATAGAGTTCAAAAATGAAGTTCAGCTCATAGCCAAACTTCAACACAGGAATTTGGTTAGGCTCTTGGGATGTTGCTCTCAAGGAGAGGAGAAAATACTGGTCTATGAATACTTGCCGAACAAAAGCTTGGACTTCTTCATCTTTG ATGAAGATAAAAAAGCTTTGATGGATTGGAACAAATGCCTTGCAATCACAGAAGGAATAGCGGAAGGACTTCTTTACCTACATAAGCACTCTCGGCTGTGTGTCATACATCGTGATCTTAAACCAAGCAACATTCTCTTGGACAGCAAAATGAATCctaaaatttcagattttggaCTAGCAAAAATATTCAGCTCAAATGCTACTGACGAAGGAAACACTACAAGAAGAGTGGTTGGTACATA CTTTGGCGTCTTAATTCTCGAGATCCTAAGTGGGAAAAGGAATTCTGGTAGCAATCAATGTGGAGATTTCATCAATATCCTTGGATAT GCTTGGCAGCTATGGGAGGAGGGCAGATGGATCGAAATCGTTGATGCGTCATTGAATCCAAAGAGTCACTCTGAAGAAATAATGAGGTGTATTAACATTGCACTGTTGTGTGTACAAGAGAATGCAGCAGATCGACCGACCATGTTGGACGTTGTTGCAATGCTAAGCAGCAAGACTATGATCCTACGTGAGACTAAGCACCCAGCATATTTCAATTTAAGGGTAGGCAATGAAGAGGCGTCCACTGGTACTCAGTCATGCAGTGTTAATGATTTGACCATATCTGTCACAACTGCTAGATAG
- the LOC100826627 gene encoding probable LRR receptor-like serine/threonine-protein kinase At3g47570 has protein sequence MWPRYTALERMDMAALCSLSPLVLLLLTNLLVFFSSNTIAQSKSNKYEIERQALLSFKSGVSNDPHEVLSSWGGSLHFCRWNGVVCGMTRPFHVVSVDLSSSSLSGELSPWIANLTSLERVDLSENRFAGVIPEELGTLQHLKYLMLPTNNLVGMVPRSLGTSRSLTEVNLAQNFLTGTIPDFHKMSVLQILDLSSNELSGSVPLSLGNVSSLTAIWLESNNLSGPIPETLSLIQNISVLSLGSNSLSGHVSAKLCNISSLIYLGLSENYLTGSIPSCIGNMLPKLENLSMSRNKFDGLIPPSLANASKLQRIDLGYNSLVGPVPSLGSLSDLRLLILERNSLQAEGWEFLISLTNCLQLQLLDMSRNALNGSIPRSVGNLSTALLRINLGNNQIVGTVPIEIFNLRNLQMLAMGQNLLSGVIPPVIGNLN, from the coding sequence ATGTGGCCAAGATACACTGCATTAGAGCGTATGGACATGGCTGCTCTCTGCTCTCTTTCTCcactcgtcctcctcctcttgacCAATCTTCTTGTCTTCTTTTCCTCCAACACCATCGCCCAATCCAAAAGCAACAAATATGAGATCGAACGGCaagccctcctctccttcaaGTCCGGCGTCTCCAACGACCCGCACGAGGTCCTGAGCTCATGGGGCGGATCACTACACTTCTGTAGATGGAATGGTGTTGTCTGCGGTATGACGCGTCCATTTCATGTGGTCTCGGTGGACTTAAGCTCCTCAAGTCTCAGTGGTGAGTTATCTCCCTGGATAGCTAATCTTACATCATTAGAACGGGTAGACCTGTCAGAGAATCGATTCGCTGGAGTCATCCCTGAGGAGTTAGGTACACTTCAACATCTGAAATATCTGATGCTTCCGACGAACAATCTTGTAGGTATGGTTCCTAGATCATTAGGCACCAGTAGATCGCTTACAGAGGTCAATCTTGCGCAAAACTTTCTTACCGGTACTATCCCAGATTTTCATAAGATGTCCGTGCTACAAATTCTCGACCTTTCATCTAATGAACTTTCTGGAAGCGTACCTTTATCACTGGGAAATGTTTCTTCTCTCACAGCCATATGGCTTGAGTCAAACAACTTATCAGGGCCAATTCCAGAAACTTTGAGTCTTATTCAGAACATTAGTGTGCTGAGTTTAGGTAGCAACTCCCTGTCCGGGCATGTTTCAGCCAAACTCTGTAACATCTCATCACTCATTTACCTTGGCTTGTCCGAAAATTACCTTACTGGAAGCATACCATCTTGCATTGGAAACATGTTACCAAAACTTGAAAATTTGTCCATGTCGCGTAACAAATTCGATGGATTAATTCCACCATCACTAGCAAATGCATCGAAGCTCCAACGGATTGATCTTGGATACAACTCCCTAGTTGGACCGGTGCCATCCCTAGGATCTTTATCTGACTTACGGCTACTAATTCTGGAAAGAAACTCCCTACAAGCTGAAGGTTGGGAATTCCTTATCTCTCTCACAAATTGTTTGCAACTACAATTATTGGATATGAGTCGGAATGCCCTGAATGGAAGTATCCCTAGGTCAGTTGGAAATCTTTCCACAGCTTTACTACGTATAAACCTTGGAAACAATCAAATTGTTGGCACAGTACCAATTGAGATTTTTAACCTTCGAAATCTCCAAATGCTTGCTATGGGTCAAAACTTGCTTTCAGGGGTTATTCCTCCGGTTATTGGGAATCTtaactag
- the LOC100844044 gene encoding putative receptor-like protein kinase At4g00960, with the protein MASSIGVVILQLLLFITQPFTASADVFCDNLKLVAAKLPNNTASSPSHFATATLGQSPDTVYAMALCRGDILGNDTACGDCVNGTINRLVNQTPSPQDQCYKASYYYGDPCTVIYSFNLSILAPFNATVDDDEPFEKWNIKNVTGDGIAGLVRRLLVDTVESAAASNGRFATGVMDSRTTFPLVRSLAQCTPDISAQDCGACLRRLLGTVNATMALRMGGQLHVVRCYFRYETYPFYTGEPMLKIDAASAPPPAPAPKHKDNMSKLWIIPVVAVPLAAAAFLCLLCYYRRLTRQRKGKLTRLQGSRRAQDSEGEEQLVWEGNNSDFSVFEFEQVLEATNNFAEENKLGEGGFGSVYKGQFPEGLEIAVKRLASHSGQGFVEFKNEVQLIAKLQHRNLVRLLGCCSQEDEKILIYEYLPNKSLDFFIFDENKRALLDWPKLVAIIEGIAHGLLYLHKHSRLRVIHRDLKPSNILLDSEMNPKISDFGLAKIFDSNNTEGNTTRRVVGTYGYMAPEYSSQGVFSIKSDVFSFGVIIFEILSGNRNSGSQQYGDFINLLGYAWQLWEEERWIDLVDASLVSKSNSREIMRCINIALLCVQENAADRPTMADVVAMLSSETMIMDEPKKPAYFNIRVGNEEASTTSDSRSINDMTISATIPR; encoded by the exons ATGGCGAGCAGCATCGGCGTCGTCATCCTGCAGCTCCTGCTATTCATCACACAACCGTTCACGGCGTCCGCCGACGTGTTCTGCGACAACCTCAAGCTCGTCGCCGCAAAGCTCCCAAACaacaccgcctcctccccatcccacTTCGCCACGGCCACCTTGGGCCAGTCCCCGGACACCGTCTACGCCATGGCGCTCTGCCGCGGCGACATCCTCGGCAACGACACCGCCTGTGGCGACTGCGTGAACGGCACCATAAACCGGCTCGTGAACCAGACCCCGTCCCCGCAGGACCAGTGCTACAAGGCGTCCTACTACTACGGCGACCCCTGCACCGTGATCTACTCGTTCAATCTCAGCATCCTCGCGCCATTCAACGCCACGGTCGATGACGACGAGCCGTTCGAGAAGTGGAACATCAAGAACGTCACGGGCGACGGCATCGCGGGGCTCGTCCGCCGGCTGCTTGTGGACACCGTGGAGAGCGCCGCGGCGTCAAACGGGAGGTTTGCCACGGGCGTGATGGACAGCCGCACTACGTTCCCGCTGGTGCGCTCCCTGGCGCAGTGCACGCCGGACATATCTGCTCAAGACTGCGGGGCGTGCCTGCGCAGGCTGCTGGGCACCGTCAACGCCACCATGGCGCTGCGCATGGGCGGGCAGCTCCATGTCGTACGATGTTACTTCAGGTACGAGACTTACCCGTTCTACACTGGGGAACCCATGCTGAAGATCGACGCGGCAtcggcgccgcctccggctccggctccaaAACACAAGG ATAATATGAGCAAGCTGTGGATAATTCCCGTAGTTGCGGTTCCTCTAGCGGCAGCTGCATTCCTCTGCCTCCTCTGTTACTATCGACGGCTCACAAGGCAAAgaaaag GTAAACTGACGAGATTACAAGGATCAAGGCGTGCTCAGGATTCCGAAGGAGAGGAACAACTAGTTTGGGAAGGGAACAATTCAGACTTCTCGGTCTTTGAATTTGAACAGGTACTGGAGGCCACAAATAATTTTgctgaagaaaacaaacttGGAGAAGGTGGCTTTGGCTCTGTCTACAAG GGCCAGTTTCCCGAGGGATTGGAGATAGCAGTTAAGAGACTTGCTTCACATTCAGGACAAGGTTTTGTAGAGTTCAAAAATGAAGTCCAGCTCATAGCCAAACTCCAGCACAGGAATTTGGTTAGGCTCTTAGGATGTTGCTCTCAAGAAGACGAGAAAATTTTGATCTATGAATACTTGCCAAACAAGAGTTTGGATTTCTTCATCTTTG ATGAAAATAAAAGAGCTCTACTGGATTGGCCCAAACTTGTAGCAATAATTGAAGGAATAGCACACGGACTTCTTTACCTACATAAGCATTCCCGTTTGCGTGTCATACATCGAGACCTTAAACCAAGCAACATTCTCTTGGATAGCGAAATGAATCCAAAAATTTCGGATTTTGGTCTCGCAAAAATATTTGACTCAAATAACACCGAAGGAAATACTACAAGAAGAGTGGTTGGTACATA TGGCTACATGGCTCCTGAGTATTCTTCGCAGGGCGTCTTCTCTATTAAATCCGACGTCTTCAGTTTTGGtgttattatttttgagaTCCTTAGTGGAAACAGGAATTCTGGTAGCCAACAATATGGAGATTTCATCAATCTCCTTGGATAT GCATGGCAACTATGGGAAGAGGAAAGGTGGATTGATCTTGTTGATGCATCACTGGTTTCCAAGAGTAACTCGAGAGAGATCATGAGGTGCATTAACATAGCATTGTTGTGTGTACAAGAGAATGCAGCCGATCGACCAACCATGGCTGACGTTGTTGCAATGCTAAGTAGTGAGACTATGATCATGGATGAGCCTAAGAAGCCAGCATATTTCAACATAAGGGTGGGAAATGAAGAGGCATCCACTACTAGCGACTCACGTAGTATTAACGATATGACCATATCCGCCACAATCCCTAGATAG